The following coding sequences lie in one Peribacillus frigoritolerans genomic window:
- a CDS encoding magnesium transporter CorA family protein, with translation MIEIYKTDENRHLNKIEEMTKGSWVNIVAPTEAEIDYICTTLKLPINFMKDPLDDEERPRIEKEDDNVLIIVDFPYLTRDEADLPIFETIPIGMIFTKDCFITVSLKETPILANFKNNKIKGFFTNKKTRFALQLLFEISSYYLRYLKQINKMTNEAERELHQSMKNKELYTFLSLEKSLVYFTTSLKSNRVVLDKILRFNYLKMYEEDKELLEDVIIENAQAIEMAEVYLSILSGMMDAFASIISNNVNNAMKFLTSVTIILTLPTMVASFYGMNVELPFEHNRFAFIFTLLIAITLAGTTAFIFWKKKYF, from the coding sequence ATGATTGAAATCTACAAGACGGATGAAAACCGACACCTAAACAAGATCGAGGAAATGACAAAAGGTTCCTGGGTGAACATTGTCGCGCCCACAGAAGCTGAAATAGATTATATATGTACGACTTTGAAGTTACCGATAAATTTCATGAAAGATCCGTTGGATGATGAGGAAAGGCCTCGAATCGAAAAAGAGGATGATAATGTTTTAATTATTGTCGACTTCCCATATTTGACCAGGGATGAGGCCGACTTACCGATTTTTGAAACAATACCTATAGGGATGATTTTTACCAAAGACTGTTTCATTACGGTATCTTTGAAAGAAACACCGATATTGGCGAATTTCAAAAACAATAAGATAAAAGGATTTTTCACCAATAAGAAAACAAGGTTTGCCTTACAATTACTATTTGAGATTTCATCCTATTATTTACGTTACCTGAAACAAATCAACAAGATGACTAATGAAGCGGAACGTGAATTGCATCAGTCCATGAAAAATAAAGAATTATACACTTTCCTGTCTTTGGAAAAAAGCTTGGTTTATTTTACGACATCATTAAAATCCAATCGGGTAGTACTTGATAAGATCCTCCGTTTTAATTATTTGAAAATGTATGAAGAAGATAAAGAATTGCTTGAGGATGTAATCATCGAAAATGCTCAGGCAATTGAAATGGCAGAAGTGTATCTATCCATTCTTAGCGGTATGATGGATGCATTCGCTTCGATCATTTCCAATAATGTCAATAATGCCATGAAGTTTCTAACCTCCGTGACCATTATTTTGACGCTGCCGACGATGGTGGCAAGCTTCTACGGAATGAATGTGGAACTGCCATTTGAACATAATCGGTTTGCTTTCATTTTTACATTATTAATAGCCATCACATTGGCGGGGACGACGGCATTCATTTTTTGGAAGAAAAAATATTTTTAA